One Chaetodon auriga isolate fChaAug3 chromosome 11, fChaAug3.hap1, whole genome shotgun sequence genomic window, CATTGGTGTGCTGCCATACGTTGACCTTGTTCATCGCAGAAGTATTGAATTTCTAAGCAGAAGTTAAAAGTGAATTGCTTGGGATTTTTAACAcatcacattttaacacatcACAAGCAAAACCTCGTGCTATTTCTTCATTTGCACACTCTCGTCAGTGAGTTCGGGTATTTTTAGAGCTCTTGTTAGGtccacttcacacaaacacgtTCGGTTTTTGCAGCAGCACCTCCTTCACATCGACATAACCATTCCCAGAGATCATCCTCCACCTGAACTGCTTTAATTGAGCCTGTGCTTTATGTATCTTCCGTTCTTCTGTTTAATGAGTCTCATTTAATTAATGACTCTGTTCCTGTTATTTCatttctcagtgaaagtgtgaaCAGGGCATCACCTTAAAGGAGCATGTGTGCTCAGCCAACACACCCTGTGTGGAGAAAATTTAAACAAGCCAGAAACAGGTTGCATAAAGACAGTGTAGCAAAGTCGCAGTGAGTAGTAGCAGTTGTGTTCCAGTAAGTGCAGAAATGATAATTTCcattaaagaaaatgaaggttaatgtcacacacaaaatgcacagaGATGTGGTTATTGCCGTGTacttaaaaaaacactttaatagAGTAGTATTTACCATAATACTATTCTACTCTGTATGCGATGGTTGAAATATTTGATAGAATAGTTTTGCTTTCATGGAAACCTcttccagctgcagctttcttCATTGTAATTGAGCCTTTTCCTGTCCGGATTGTCGTCCTGCAGGATATGGTCACACAGCGCCGCTGTCGGATGGTGGGAAGGCCTTCTGCATTATCTACTCCATGATCGGCATCcccttcaccctcctcttcctcaccgcTGTGGTGCAAAGGATCATGGTGTTCAGCACCCGGAGGCCGATCATGTACATCCACATGCACTGGGGCATGTCTAAGCCGCTGGTGGCCATCATTCATGCCACGGTGCTCGCCATGTTGGCCGTCTCTTGCTTCTTCCTCATCCCTGCTGCCATCTtctcagagctggaggagaactGGAACTTCCTGGAGTCCTTTTACTTCTGCTTCATTTCCCTCAGCACCATCGGCCTGGGAGACTACGTACCTGGAGAGGCTGTCAATCAGAAGTTCAGGGAGCTCTACAAATTGGGCATCACCGGTGAGTGCTGATGATTCCTCATATTTGGAGGTCTCAAATGAATCCAGCTTGCTGTCCATTTTCATCTTTACTGAGGTGTTTGTCATGCTTCTGCGTGAAGCATTATAAACAGCATTTATATGGTCAAGTTACAGTATCCAGAAGACATTATGGATGGGATGACTGGCACACAGCAGTTTTATTGTTAGCGACTGTGTTTCTCATAGTCTGACCTTATTTCTCATAAACTCCAGTGCTTCCTGCTGCAAAGAGGAAATTACTGCTGGCTTTGTTTGCACTGGAAACATTATTATTTGAGCTATAAAGCAATTCATTAAAAGAAATCCTAtatatgtcacactgtgctgcactgtgtgacAAGTAGTACAGTGATGGTCTCAATATGTTCACGTTAAATGGTCCCAATGTCTCCGAACTGATGTTGTAATGATTTACCTGTGTGAGAATATCACGCATAGCAGGTTTTATGATGGAGATCTTTGACCTTCCACGGTGTTACACAATCAGCGGGGTCTATAAAAGttaggtgaaaaaaaaaacctcacaccGTGCTTCAAAATTACAAATACTCAGGTTGGATTCAGCCATACTTGGTTTCTCATTGGAGCAATTTTAGATTTTCATAGACTGATGGATAAGACGTAGCTTAACCCTGATTTACAGCTGTAAACCTGTTTCAGTTCGAGCTTTTAATATGGCAGTAGCGGCTTTATCTCATGTTTGCTCACATTAAAATCACAAATTAGTTATTGCACTTTAATTTATAATCTACACAAAACTAGACCAAATGACACAAGATTTATTGGTTTGCTGCTTTGACGAATGCAGTTTGAATCATCTGTATAGATTTAAAAATAGGCCACTATTGCAAAAGATAAAAAGTGATCAATACACAAGTGGTTAATACCCTGCCCTACTCACACAGAGTGTCACAGAAAATGCTACTACAGGAAGCACATGTATATTCTGCTGGAAATATTTTCAACTTCTCAGCAATGCACAGCTCGTTAAAAGGAGTTCAGTTGTGATAGCTGTTTTGCTCGCTTTTACACACTTTAGCTATTTtcaagctgctgtgtgctgacagAGAGCGGCGAGGCATTGATTGCATTTTCTGGGTGATTGTGCTGCTTGCTGTCAGCAGCACTGCCAGGGCTAATGGTgaccaggttttttttttttcttttccttttaaacTCAAATTCAAGCTGTGGGTGTGCATGAATGCCAAACTCTACTGCAGTGTGCCGTCacctacgtgtgtgtgtgtgtgtgtgtgtgtgtgtgtgtgtgtgggggtgtgggggtgtgtggTACGCACCAGCCAGAGAGACGTCATTCAGCAGGCACAATGTGTCAGTCTGTAGGAGGAGAGAAGGCTGTGACAGAGTGCGTTTGTTTGCTTGAATAACACCGGACACATTCGTACAGCTTCCTCCATGAAAAACGACACTTCTGTATCGGAAGTGACGCTACAGCTCTCCGTGCTATGTTTGGAGCGTTCACGCAGCAAAACTAAAACACAGTTTGCCACAGATGATGAACAATTTGTGTCAAGTGTTTGCCAGTGCCTTTGGCGATTCGCAGTCACCACTTTTGTGATTTGCATGTAGGTGAGAGCACTCCTCTGTGTATGTAGGCGTTGACTTCTTAACTGagttcaaacaaaacagcattgcTTCAAtgcaaatatacagtaaaagATGCTCATTTTAACACACCCCTGATAATGCTGTAATACTCCTACTAATTATAGTATAAATGGTTGCAGTGCTAATACAGCAGCTGTGTTACGGTTTATATAACACCGGTCTAGACAGACTTTTGGTTTCTAGCAGGTTTCATAGGGGTTTTTCACGCTGCGAGAGATGCTGAAAAGtggaagtgaaagaaaaacgtTTTGCTGCTGGCTCTAATCAACGAACTTTTACGGGGGATTTCCATCATCGTCTGAAACTGTTCCTCCGTTTTTCTCCTCCCAGCTCACCATTCAGTGAGCACACACTCCACTGCCCTCTTGTGTCAGTGTATATAAACAACAGGTTttgggacaggagaggagaaatgcactatttgtgtttgtcCGTTAAAGCAGCTTACAGAATTCATAACCTAGATTATTCTTTGTAAAtacaacattaacatttcatcAGCAATTGCTATGATTAAAATAACATCAGGTAGAATTGTCCCATACATAAACTCACTGTTAAGTTCTAAAAACATACTTAAGTAACACAAGTAACTTCTTATCAGGGTTATAAAAGAATGGTCAtggtttgtttttgatgtggtGATGTTTAATACTACTCACTGCACCTAATTACTTCCTGTCTTCTCTTTCCTTGCCTGTGTGTTTGACCCGTCAGTCTACCTGATCCTGGGTCTGATAGTCatgctggtggtgctggagacgttctgtgagctgcagcaactgaagcagctgaggaAGATGTTCTACCTGAAGAAGGAGAAGCCGCAGGACCGCCTCGCCATTTTGGAGCACGACCACCTGTCCTTCACGACTGTGTCCAAAAGAGCCACAGTCCACAGTGAGGACAAACCCCATACGTTTGTTAGTGTCTCAACGCTGGTCTCTCCCAACGATGACCCTATGATCCAGTAAAAACATCTACGGAGCAAACATCTATTGAAGGATGACAATGTGAAAGTAGGAGGTGATACATGCAAGACTATAAATACATAGAACGAGTAGAtcttcagtctcagctgtaGGCATTCTGCAAAGCTCAACCCTGCAAATTTTAGTAGTAAAACTAGTTGGAACTATTCAGATCAAGCAAACAATCTAGTTTACCAAACCACAATCCTAATATTATagtgctgtgcagcagagattCAATTTACGTGCATGAACAAGAGAGAAAATTCATGTTTTAACAGCGACCATAAAGACAAACTCAGTGATAAAAGAAAAGCCTTCTGCTGTATTTATGACTCACAGGAGCTAAGCTCCTTTATGAGctggattatttattgcatattTAGGAACATTTTAGAAAGGAATTGGCCTCTTGCTGATCTAGCTGAAATGTAGGACAATTTTCCGTAGTCTGTAACAAAATagtacatatacagtacatgtgtgtatCTTCTAAATAAAGATGCTTGACAGGTACGTGGAATGTACATAATCAGGTAAATGTTTTaagatgtacagtacagtaccaTCCAGAATTAACACACCTATTAAAGATGAGCCAAAGTGTAGCCAAAACTTCAGAATAACTCAAGTAATTATCACTATTTGAGTTCAGAACTGGCTTCCATGTTTCTTTCAGATGGAGCTTTGACAGGATATTCTGTAATGCACCATGGCATGTTTTCTGGCAGTGCTTGTTGCAGACAGATCAAAGTTTCGTTGGGTTGTTTTCATGGTGACTGGATcctgttcatttttctttgagAACTTTTTGAAAGTTTCAGGGgcctgtttttccatttctaaTGTGGGTCATGTGGGTTGACTGAAAGAGAGGTTTCAGTTTTCAGATCCTGATCAAAGCATCCAAAAGAGTAGAAAATACATTTGATGAACAACTGGTGGGCTGAGAGTGTGACATATTTGACTATGAAAGTTTGCAAAATAACAGGCATTGTTCAAGAAACTCCCAAGGAGACACAGTTTACTCTGCATGTACGAGGGCAGtgtcacagtctgtgttttgtAGCACTGTTGGCTCATCTTTAGAAATGTGTGAACTATTCTGGTTGCGCTCCACATCTTCATGTTTCATTGTAAGGGAACATAgttgtgtgcagatgtgtgtattttcttAACATGTTgcagtggtatttcaaagttgtcCATCTGTGATGAGAAGCACTATAACTTATTGATTTGTCTGAATGGCTTAATGTGTGCTGGACTGTGTGAAAAGGGAAGTGAGGTTAGCCTAGTTTAAAAAGGGAACCCCAGAGGGCCAGCCGGCCCATTGCATTTTACTGTCAATAAAGAGAGCTCAGTTTGCACATGTACTGGCGCCGGGCAGTAGTACAGAAAAAGTAACAGTTTTTTTatctgaaaggaaaacatttcatcaaAGATTTCAAAACAGGAGATATTTTTAATGGAGAAATAATACTGTACTTTTATTGTGGATGATCTGTAAAGGCTTGGTTATTGCTCTGAGCAAGAGAAGAGCAAGACATTGAACAGAAGCTACTTCACTGTATTTACATAAGTTGAATGTagaaatgtatatttttgaATATGAAACGAAGGTTTACAAAATCTTGTTCGTAATTAATGAACTTAATTCTGTACTAAAAACGACACATTCGGGAAACCTCAAAAGCAGCAAGAGTGCAGCTAAAACACGCCAGTTCTGACTATCTAGCACATCCGTTTTTAATCTGCTCGCCAACCAATGATAACCTTCCATGAATGGAATGTAAACCAGTGGATATACACAGTTTATACAACAGCACTCctcttgtgtcttttttaaaagTTCTTGTATCTGGAGGGAAAATGTTGATGGACTTAGTCATTTCCTGTTGTTATCTGGCACCAATagacacccacacatgcagtgTAACATACTGCTGTCATGCAGACTTATTTGTCATATTTACTTTTTAAGAATTTCAGCTTTGTGTCAGTCTCTGTACACAGCCCAAGTTCTGACCTCATCGTTCTCTGCTACATCGCCACATCAAGACCCAGTCACAGCCTTGTATGAAGTCttgaatgtgctgtttttttatgctgtttgctgcagtgaGATTCAAGGCCTGAACAGAGTGCCGCCTTGCTCCGCTGGCTCTGTTAGTTTAGCAGCGACAAGTCTACTTGCGCACAGGTGTGCTGCTGCAAAGTGTCATGACCGTATGCAAAATTAGCTTCGACTGTGTCCTCATCGGAGATACTCACTGATCttaaatattgtatttaatAGATCAGCGGGattgtatttcatgtttttttttttttccgccaCTGTAAGCCTTCATGTAAACTGTGACGCATTGATACCTTTCATATTGTCTGCCGAGAAAAATGGAGAACTTGAATTTTGCCAAGCTTGGGTTTTACTGTAAGGTATTCCACTGTTTTGTAGATACATAAAATAGACTGATGTCAAGGCTTTGACCCTTCTGCGTTACAGTTTCCAGCTGTGCTTTTCATGCACGTGCAGCTTGTCCTGAAGGTGAGAGCTGTCAGGTGAGGTAGTGCTAGTTCTGTTCAGGTAGCAAACATTGTGTCAAGGATTACAAATGGAAGCACACTgacattatttatttctgctgatAAAAGTAACATGTTCGGAGTATTTGGAACAGTTGATTTCTGTATATATTTCTTCAGTTGTCGTGGTGCGTACTGTGATTCACATGCACCGTTGAGTATTTTAGCGTTACAGTACCAATAGTGTCCTACAGGATTTCCATGGAGCACCAAGGTTTCATGTAAAAGTCAGTCTCAACATAACAAGTGAATCCATGAACTGTAAGATATCAGTGCATCTTAAATAAAGTTGTTGGTTTGTTATTACTTAATCTGACTCTTGTTAATCATTTTATCAATAGTTACTGAAACCAGCTGATTCAGTGGAAGGTCATGGGTGCACTGGCAGCTGTTTCAGCTGTCACCCTGCACCGACACGTGTGATTATATAACGTGTATTTACCATAAAAGTGTACTTCAAatgaacacactcactcagcCAGGCTTttgaacacacaaaaccactTGATCAAACGAGAAAgaagagcaaaacaaatgaatgtgatTGATGTCATGGGTAgcatttttaaagaaacacatcAATTGTTGGTGCTTGAATACTTTATTATAGTCGTTCGTCTCAGCTTTGAATATGAAACGTGGGTGTGGACTCTGATGTTCAGCACATCTTTGTCTCCATCACGGAGGAGCAGTAATTGAAGTTGGAGGTGAACAGCAGGGTCACAGAGATCCCAGCCAGTGATTAACAGCACATGCTTTCTTATTTGAGCATGAGAAGCAATGATTTGCACATCAGACTCATTAGATGTGGGCCTTCATAAAAGAGAGGACATTGTTAGCTGTTGAAAGATGCTGAATCATGATGAGAACCTGCGAAGACCAAGAAAGCTCTAAAATTTGCTGTATTTATCAGTGACATTAGTGTAAATGTACAATATCTGGCACAAAGAAATCTGTATGAAAGTGTGTAGTGTGATTGTCCGATTCTTGTCGAGCTCAGTGTTCATCCCAGTACTACAGAATATATTGTATTTAATGGCCACAGGCTGAATACTACATGTGTCTCTGAAGAAGGTGAGTTTAATTGGATACGTTTCTGgtgcacttttattttattcagcagCTGTTATTTCTCATTGAACAGAAGTGTAATTACCTCTGACATGCAGGCACCTCTCACTGCAGAGCCGCTGAGCTGCCATCCATGTTATCAAGTTTAACCACGTGAATAAAGATGAGGGGAAAGCAGCTCCTGGCAAAGTATTTATTGGATGCACATTGTGCCCACACAATTACCTGTGGGGTGCACAGTAATCGAAAATAACTGCTGAAGATGTCAGCACAGTATAATACAGCACAACTCTAAATAGCAATTGTGTCTGTTCATTTACGTAATGACAAGTCACTGTAATAAGATTTGCTTTAAagtatgtacattatgtaccTTCGGTCACCATAAAACTGCACCTTCatttatgaaaatataaatattcacagaTCACAGCCTTGCTTTGGTACAAAAGATACTAAGCTTCATCAAAAACGTAATATAAGTATAATCTAATCAGATGGCCCTCATCCCATTAAAGCTATAGGCAACCACCACATGCGCAGTTAACGCAAACAGCAAATATCTTCTCATTAAAGTGCATGCGATACATCAAAATGACATGATACGTTATTGTTTGCAAAGAGTCAAGTTTTGGGCTACTGTAAAAACATTGTGATACAACATGGCGGCCTCCATGGAAGaggattcttattttcaggtgatgatGGACCAATGAAAGCAtacttttaaatattattttccatctctgcaATATATCCTGCTAAAGCCACACTGGATACGCCTTTAATAGGTTAAAGCtataaaatatgaacaaaaccaaacacataGACAGtagttctaaaaaaaaaatacagctacATCATTCATTGCCTGCAGGTGGCAGTGTAAAATTAGCTATGTATTATTTAATTTGCCTGGAAGAGGTGGCATTGGCGTCTCAGAATTTGCATGcgttcactgctgctgctgtttactttGCTTTGCAGCAGGTGGCGCAGGTTGGCATGTGTGGAACTGGTCAGACAGTGAGCCCTTGTAGCAAATCTGCAGCTTGCTAAATTTTAAAGAATGAATGATGTTCGTGAGTTCTGGTTTTGAGTGAGTTACATGTCTGTTCACAAATATGTCAAAAAATTTGAATGAAAAGAGTAGATGTCATCCTTTGACTGGACGTTAAACGCTCTGCATGCACAAACAAGGTCTGTGCTTACAAGCAGAATGAGATCGTATTTGCTGACTCAAGAGACTCCACCAAAATATCTTTGGCACATGGCCAGctaagacacacatacactttgGGACATCACATCTTTCACTGCCCCACACTTCTCTGCTTTAGTTACTTTTAATTtgtaccaacacacacactcacgtacaTGCGGTCCAGCTGTCAGTAGACGCAGCCCGGCTGTCAGTCAGGAGTGTACCAGGGCTGAACAGGACTATCCCCTGCAGGCCAGTCGCTACACACCGGACTGAAATGTACTCACTGCTTCCCGTCATTAATATTGCTATTTGATCTTTTTGCTTCATTCATATGCACGCAGGAAACTACCTGCGCGTGAgccgtgaaaaaaaaaacaaaaaccattcagctttatttttaatCCTGCATCCGGAGTTATTCTTATCTCCATGCtgaaagtgagaaaagcatCATTACGCTGAATGCAAAGCTTTTCTTAAGGAAGCCAGATGCATCTTCACTTGgattaatgtgaaaataatgcaaGACACTCACTTCAGCAAAGCCCAAGAGTACCACACGCTGCAGAGCCGCCCTGGAGAATATTGTGCAATGCTTGACATTTCATCAGTCAGATTTTACAGCAAGTCCATTGTTGCAACTTTGGCTCCTCGTGCACCAGTGGTCCAAGGACTCTGGGGTCATCCAGGGCAGGGGGTGGGTTGGGCTGAACTGAGGCGACGACTGACATCTACCCTATAGCACCGCTTTCTGGTGGTGGTGCAGCTCTATTTAtatcctgacacacacactgggacTATGGGAATGCATGAGGCCTCAAGCACAAACATTCCCCACTGCCAACTGTCTAACTGCTCTCATTCGCTGCTGCAAACAcgatgcttttattttgctggAGTAAACGGACTGTTGATtatgttttcaaaataataacactgatttacttttattattaaTGCACCCAAGGAATCACTGAAATGAGATATGGGATTGCACATTGGGGATTGTGGTAGTGCATGGCGGTCTTACTGTCTTGGCATATACACCATCTACAGACATGCACATAGCAAACACTTAGCAGGACATACACTGTGCCCTAGTTAACTCTGTCATAAATGTATAAGCGGTGAGACAAACTGACAGgacaagaagaaaagaggagagaagggaaggaggggtggatggatgcCACAGCCACAAGCATTCTCTCTCTTGCAAACACTCTGCAGTGAAACCTCCGTTTCTGCAGCGTGTGATGTTTTGAGAACATCAAGACTCGCAGCTGTCATGTTTCATACAATGAACGCGCATGCTGCACATTTATTAGATGCTTGGATCACAAACATGAATGCACGaaaagagcaacagaaaaaaaaaaactgcattgtgctgttgttttcccAAGAGTTCAGACTTCTGACAAAAGCCATCACAGGTTGAAACATCATCAGGCTGAAATATATGAAGCAGCTCCTGGGAATGCAAGAGCACGGTGCacagttttctgtctctcccgCTCTGTCATCCCACTAAAGCTGACAGCCGACTTAGTCAGATCTGAGTTTGATAACCAGCTCAGCAAGCGTGTGAAAATGCTGAGAAAAATGTTGTGGCCGCTAATTGGATGACAAAAGGCAAATAGCCACAGACCAACACAGTTTCCATCacatcataaacacacaaaggagCAATACTGGCTGGTTTTAATTGCCATGCCAGTTATCTAACACTATCGGACTGCCATTACAGTAACCTCAAAATGGCCTGATTTGCGAGATCTGGTCCTCAACAAGTCTTCCACCCCACGACTCAAGGAAAATAATTGGCCATAAATATTCAAAAGAAGCAATTGCTTGTTTCAAGCGGTGAATGTCAAGCAACCTTCAGGAACTGGACAGCCAACACGGGGTGACCAATTAGTGACCAACTAAAatgcaaaaacagacatttattggCCGTAGAGGTGCACATTGTCTAAGGACGATTTACATGCAAAGAGCGGTGGATTGACCTTTAAATCTAGTTAAGGACTAATGCTTTGATATGGCATGCAAGTATGTGTGTGGGAAAGAAGTAAAGAGCTgcacaatgcagaaaaacacgCTCTTTTTATAATAACAATATGACTGTGTCAAAAGTGGTGGGAGGGACCCCGGTTCAATCACtgattacatttatttgatggCTGTAAGCACAGCATAGTTTATCATTGACGtgttaatgaaaaacattttccataACTCCTTCTGTGTGAACTGACGACTTCAGCTGAAAACCACTGGTGAATTGTCATTTATCTGCTATTCCAGAGGTGTCTTTTCATATTAatagcagcacagcagagaaggGACTATGTATGGAGACATTTGCCGCTTTCATCATACATTTTtgccttgttttcatttctcagcAAAACTAAAAAGTGATTATTAAGAATAGAAATCAGGGCAGTTACGGCTGGCCAGAAAAGACGACAGAAGATGCCAATCTTTGCTCCCCACTGGAGCCGCTCGCCTCAGCAGCTAACTGGTTCATGATGTTGACACATAATAGCATCAGCAGGCCCACTCATCCACAGAGATTCTGGCCACTCTCCAGCTGTGTGTCAACCTTACCAATAATGGCAGCTGAATAACAAATACACCCTTAAGAAATCATAGAGGCTCTTGGGACTACAGGGTGCCGATTCCATAAAGGTTATGTTTCCTCCTGGCTGAAATAACATTTCAACAGATAACGCCTTCTTCTGCAGCAGGATAATAGATGTGTGTCTCTATGGGTTTTAATGATAAATTGCTCCTCAAGCTGGCATATTCAAATGTGAAAAGGCTCTAATCAAATGCCGAGTAATgagaaattaaatgtttgcaaaaCCCCTGAGTACTTAAATGCACAGTGATGAATGTGACCTTTTTTACTGGCTCAGAGTTTCAcctcttttcctgctttggCCAATCAGCAGAGGTCTGTCACACTGTTTCCAGGCTGAGAGGTGCATTAAATATTGACGGGGAGAAGCGAGAGGATTTACATCatactttttttaaattgtatgaAACTGGACACAAGAGGATATGAGAAATATTCTGGCTTTTGTTCCTGACTAAGCACTGAGGTGCACAGAGAATAGCTAAAGGGGTGGCAATGACGAAGGAGAGTGAAATCCTCAACCCAGCGTTTCATCATGACTACCTGAAGCTCTCTCCCTTTAAAATACCGCCTTGCTATGTACGCGCCGTCATATGTTCGGggaaaaactgattttcattaGATTTTTTGTGTTTCACAATATTAAAAGTCATGCTCACTTGAGAAATGTGCCTTGTGTgaataggcctttttcacagaagtCACGCCACAATAGAAGAAGCATGTGTAGATACTAAAATGAACAACAGCTGATTTCTTTTCAGgagcttcagtttcagggtcctgatATTATGCATGCTGGCTGActccatcattaatgttatcaGTAATCATTCTCCTACCACGACAACTGTGTGCTGTGCTCTTTCTGTCAAAAAGAAAACTACCTCTTCTTAAGTTCTACAATTCCTACATAATGCAAATAATGTATCTTATTTTAGACATTGCATAAatgaatataataatataatacatgagttttgtattatattgttattactaaaactaaaaatacacaTATAGCGGAATTCTTTTAAAAGTGATAAATAGAAGCTTTTAAACAGGGGATATGAGAGTGCTATGTCCGTGTCAAATAAGATAAACTTG contains:
- the kcnk1b gene encoding potassium channel subfamily K member 1b, whose product is MLQSLASNSCVRLIQSHKSTWYFASLVLGYLLYLVFGAVVFSSVELPYEDLLRQELRAVKKQFLQENECLSEERLERFLKKALEASNYGVSILNNASANWNWDFTSALFFASTVLSTTGYGHTAPLSDGGKAFCIIYSMIGIPFTLLFLTAVVQRIMVFSTRRPIMYIHMHWGMSKPLVAIIHATVLAMLAVSCFFLIPAAIFSELEENWNFLESFYFCFISLSTIGLGDYVPGEAVNQKFRELYKLGITVYLILGLIVMLVVLETFCELQQLKQLRKMFYLKKEKPQDRLAILEHDHLSFTTVSKRATVHSEDKPHTFVSVSTLVSPNDDPMIQ